The Terriglobales bacterium sequence CAGCACGGTCTGTCCCAGCTCCTGATTGGATTGCCGCAGCATCTTCAGCACGATCTCTGAATTCTTGGAATCCAGGTTGCCGGTAGGCTCATCCGCCAGCACAATTGCCGGATGGTTAACGAGCGCGCGCGCCAAGGCCACACGCTGCTGCTCGCCCCCTGACATCTCTGCCGGCCTGTGGTCGAGCCGTTCCGCAATGCCCAGCATCTGCGTGATCTTTTTGGCGTACTCGCTGTCAACACCGTGATTGGTTCCGGCGATGTCGCCGGCAATGGCGATGTTGTTGCGTGCGCTCAGCGTGGGCAGAAGATTGAATTTTTGAAAGACAAACCCGATCCGGCGGCGGCGCAGCCGGGTGCGTTCGCCATCGGAGATGCGTGAAAAATCCGCTCCTTCAATCAGCACCCTTCCGCTGGTAGGGCCGGTCAATCCGCCTAAGATGTAGAACAGCGTGGATTTACCGCTTCCCGAAGGTCCTACAATGCTGACGAACTCGCCGGTCTGTATTTCCAGCGAGACCCCGCGCAGGGCAGGAACATCTACCTTCCCCACACGATAGATTTTGGCCACATTTTCAGCTTGGATAATCGGAGGCATGCAAACACTCGATCATACACGAGACCGAGAGGAACCACGAGGGTTGCGGCCAAAAATCAAGGGTTCCACGGCCTCGTTTTGGCCGCGGAGCCCTCGGATAAAAGAAGTTACGTCTCTACGAAGCTACCGGATAGGAACCTGTAGCTTTGATTTCAGAAGAGAGTGGGACCCGGGCAGCAGCTCTTTTTGGCCCGCGTTTGCGCACCAGCAGCAGCCGGATATGCTCCAGCAGCTCCGCCGGTCCGTACATTCCCTTGGGCAGAAAGACATCTGCGCGGGTTTCACGCTCGTAGATTTTCACCTTGCCGGAAAAAAGAATCGCTGGAGTTTCAGGAGCGAGGTTTTTGATGGAGTCAATCAGCTCTACGCCATCAAATTCAGGCATGGCCAGATCGCTTAGGATGAGGTCTACACCGCCTTGCTTAAAGATTTCCAGCGCTTTTCTTCCATTCGTACAGGCGAGCACGCGATAGCCGCGGGTTTCAAGAATTACCTTGCGGACAGAAAGAAGTTGCTCGTTATCATCAACACAGAGGATCGTTTTTTTTGCTTTCATGGAAACCCCGTCACAGCCTGAATCGCCGCTGCCAGAGCTGGAACTGGAACTGGAGCGGAATCAAGCTATGCTTTTTTATCTATTCAATTGGCTGGACGACATTTTGCGAATACAACAAAAGTAATGTGAAAGCATCCTACGGTGAAGCTGTCCTGCTGTAAAGTAACCCAAGAGTAAAAAAATTTTCTGCATTGCAAATTTCAGAATGCTGTGAAGCTGCTGGCAGGCGCAATTTTACTGGGTGCAACGCATGGTGTTGGCGATTGCCTGTCGGTGATAGCGCTGCCAAAAAAGTCTGCGCAAAGATAATTTTACATTTTCGTTACTGTTGCACCATGCGTGATGCTGTCTGTATTCATAAGGCTATCTCTCCACGCATCACCTCAACCGAATATCCTCCGACTCTGACGTTACGCACGGCTTCGCTGGTCTTGCTGGCGCGAATGTAAATCTGGCTGGGACGCTTGATTTCCACTCCTTGTTCGATCAAAGCGGCTTCGTCGGAGG is a genomic window containing:
- a CDS encoding ABC transporter ATP-binding protein, translated to MPPIIQAENVAKIYRVGKVDVPALRGVSLEIQTGEFVSIVGPSGSGKSTLFYILGGLTGPTSGRVLIEGADFSRISDGERTRLRRRRIGFVFQKFNLLPTLSARNNIAIAGDIAGTNHGVDSEYAKKITQMLGIAERLDHRPAEMSGGEQQRVALARALVNHPAIVLADEPTGNLDSKNSEIVLKMLRQSNQELGQTVLMITHNPQAARYGDRIIHMRDGEIVVPEADPQWVSPAR
- a CDS encoding response regulator, yielding MKAKKTILCVDDNEQLLSVRKVILETRGYRVLACTNGRKALEIFKQGGVDLILSDLAMPEFDGVELIDSIKNLAPETPAILFSGKVKIYERETRADVFLPKGMYGPAELLEHIRLLLVRKRGPKRAAARVPLSSEIKATGSYPVAS